The Sphingorhabdus sp. Alg231-15 genome has a segment encoding these proteins:
- a CDS encoding EAL domain-containing protein → MKAIFASFFANASWRVFLAWAVALLAALALPAINVGGEVERQFQNLRADLLEKPASGEIAIVEIDAKSLHALDRWPWPRGYYAELVDKLSAADVAQIAFDVDFSSYSTVEQDRLFGAALQNSDAMIILPTFKQEQGSTQGNYVESLPIEQFSQHAFLASVNVHPDKRGQLNDYSFGTTTDNTARPSLASMVAETSGHIDKKFAIDQSIDPATIPRYSFVDILQSERIDPDLRGKKIMVGATAIELGDRYPISRYGMMPGVVIQAMAAETLLQGTNVTDIGYLPSLVLAAFLLLAWFWRRPAVGNSIMPVAVSIGLSLFGLILITEYFGLFTFSNVPALFFLGIFLLSEKFLRTNFALNRSQYSNSESGLPNEAALLKFLDGRRDRNIAVARLSDFRELLVVTDKDKRVDLFKNLADRLKFLAEDQRIFHFDTDMIGWVVKEDYTSDLSGHFNTAVALFQSPVMAGDTKIKLNASFGISRESIDKAKVAAEQAMAKGRRWALHDDEAARAVGQKQNLLVELEQAIESGDIWTVYQPKWNLQLNKLDGAEALVRWRHPERGMISPEIFIPILEKADRIDELTLHVLQNALNDLSSWGARRSGLSCSVNISAQLLDNESFIDKAIALVSAANIPSGYVTFEVTETAALADLQRSILSLERIRAAGISVSIDDYGTGQSTMSYLQHLPIDEIKIDQSFVKTMISNDSNRLMVKSTIELVKGLSLKVVAEGIEDQICMDMLSSFQCDVGQGWHISKPISSDVFIADWLDAVPTRKIA, encoded by the coding sequence TTGAAAGCCATTTTTGCTTCTTTTTTTGCCAATGCTTCGTGGCGCGTTTTTCTGGCATGGGCCGTTGCGCTTTTGGCGGCACTCGCTCTGCCTGCCATCAATGTCGGTGGTGAGGTTGAGCGGCAATTCCAGAATCTACGTGCTGACTTGCTCGAAAAGCCGGCATCTGGTGAGATCGCCATTGTCGAAATCGATGCCAAATCCCTTCATGCGCTTGATCGCTGGCCGTGGCCCCGCGGATATTATGCTGAACTGGTGGACAAGCTATCTGCAGCTGATGTCGCGCAAATAGCTTTTGATGTCGATTTTTCTTCATATTCCACGGTTGAGCAGGACCGATTATTTGGAGCGGCGCTGCAGAATTCCGATGCGATGATCATCTTGCCGACCTTCAAGCAGGAGCAAGGTAGCACACAAGGTAATTATGTTGAGAGTCTGCCGATAGAGCAATTCAGTCAGCATGCATTTCTTGCTTCGGTCAACGTCCATCCCGATAAAAGGGGGCAACTAAACGACTATAGCTTTGGGACGACAACGGATAATACAGCCCGCCCCTCATTGGCCAGCATGGTGGCCGAGACGTCTGGGCATATCGACAAGAAATTTGCAATCGATCAGTCGATCGATCCCGCCACTATCCCGCGTTACAGCTTTGTCGATATATTGCAGTCCGAACGGATTGATCCTGACTTACGCGGTAAAAAAATAATGGTTGGCGCTACGGCTATCGAGCTCGGTGATCGCTATCCGATTAGCCGCTATGGGATGATGCCAGGCGTCGTGATACAGGCGATGGCAGCCGAGACTCTTTTGCAGGGTACGAACGTAACAGATATTGGCTATCTGCCTTCTTTGGTCCTTGCTGCCTTCTTGTTACTGGCTTGGTTCTGGCGCCGTCCGGCGGTCGGGAACAGCATCATGCCGGTTGCGGTTTCCATTGGTCTCTCGCTGTTCGGCTTAATTCTAATCACTGAATATTTCGGTCTTTTTACTTTTTCCAATGTCCCCGCTTTATTCTTCCTCGGCATTTTCTTGCTGAGCGAGAAATTTCTGAGAACCAATTTTGCTCTGAATCGCAGCCAGTATTCCAATTCTGAGAGCGGCCTTCCCAATGAAGCGGCGCTGCTGAAATTCCTTGATGGCCGCAGGGACCGCAATATCGCTGTCGCGCGCCTTTCTGATTTCCGTGAACTGCTGGTCGTAACTGACAAAGACAAGCGCGTTGATCTTTTCAAAAATCTCGCCGACCGGTTGAAATTTCTGGCGGAAGACCAACGTATTTTCCATTTCGACACCGATATGATCGGTTGGGTGGTCAAAGAAGACTATACCAGCGATCTATCCGGCCATTTCAACACTGCTGTTGCTTTGTTCCAATCTCCAGTCATGGCGGGTGATACAAAAATCAAACTGAACGCATCCTTTGGTATCAGCCGTGAGTCTATTGATAAGGCGAAAGTCGCTGCTGAACAGGCGATGGCCAAGGGTCGACGCTGGGCATTGCATGATGACGAGGCAGCACGTGCCGTCGGCCAGAAACAGAACCTGCTTGTCGAACTGGAGCAAGCTATCGAGAGCGGAGATATCTGGACGGTCTATCAGCCAAAATGGAATTTGCAGCTCAATAAACTGGACGGCGCCGAAGCCTTGGTGCGTTGGCGGCATCCGGAAAGAGGGATGATCAGCCCAGAAATTTTCATCCCCATATTGGAGAAAGCTGATCGGATAGATGAGCTGACACTCCATGTTCTGCAAAATGCGCTCAACGATTTGTCGAGTTGGGGTGCGCGGAGATCAGGTTTAAGTTGTTCCGTCAATATCTCAGCCCAGCTGCTGGATAACGAGTCGTTTATCGACAAGGCGATCGCACTGGTTAGTGCGGCCAATATTCCAAGCGGCTATGTTACATTTGAAGTGACCGAAACCGCTGCTTTGGCTGATTTGCAAAGGTCCATTTTGTCGCTTGAGCGCATCCGTGCGGCTGGCATCAGCGTGTCGATTGACGACTATGGCACTGGCCAATCAACCATGAGCTATCTGCAACATCTGCCAATAGATGAGATCAAAATTGATCAAAGCTTTGTGAAGACGATGATAAGCAATGATTCCAACCGTCTGATGGTCAAGTCGACCATCGAACTGGTCAAGGGGTTGAGCCTGAAAGTCGTTGCGGAAGGTATTGAGGATCAGATTTGCATGGATATGCTGAGCAGCTTCCAATGTGATGTTGGACAAGGGTGGCACATTTCGAAACCGATCTCCTCAGATGTCTTTATTGCCGATTGGCTTGATGCAGTTCCAACCAGAAAAATTGCTTAA
- a CDS encoding methyltransferase domain-containing protein: MSENSEQIALAKRSTKDIYKRQARHWDDVRPTSLYEKPWLDRFLSALPPKGRLLDLGCGSGIPVAGYFLGKGYALVGVDYSETMIELARQHYPDADWPDVEWKVQDITQLSLTGQFDGIYSWDGFFHLSIDQQRDVLPELSNLVKAQGAIMLTVGTGEGEVTGTVGGETVYHASLAPDEYKELLSQGGFETISYVAEDQNCLGRSVLLASGKRK, from the coding sequence ATGAGCGAAAATTCGGAACAGATCGCGTTGGCGAAGCGGTCGACCAAAGACATATATAAACGCCAGGCGCGTCATTGGGACGATGTGAGACCCACTTCACTATATGAAAAGCCGTGGCTGGATCGCTTTTTGTCTGCTCTTCCACCCAAAGGCAGGCTTCTCGACCTGGGCTGTGGTTCAGGAATACCGGTAGCCGGATATTTCCTAGGCAAGGGCTATGCTCTTGTCGGTGTGGATTATTCCGAGACCATGATCGAACTGGCCCGTCAGCATTATCCGGATGCTGATTGGCCGGATGTCGAGTGGAAGGTTCAGGATATCACGCAACTCTCGCTGACCGGACAATTTGACGGCATCTATAGCTGGGACGGCTTTTTCCATTTGTCGATCGATCAGCAAAGGGATGTCCTTCCCGAATTGTCCAACCTCGTCAAAGCGCAAGGAGCGATCATGTTGACCGTTGGTACCGGCGAAGGGGAAGTGACCGGAACCGTTGGCGGCGAAACCGTCTACCACGCCAGCCTCGCTCCCGATGAATATAAAGAGCTGCTCAGCCAAGGTGGTTTTGAGACCATCAGCTATGTGGCAGAAGACCAGAATTGCTTGGGGCGCTCGGTCCTGCTCGCTTCAGGCAAGCGGAAGTAG
- a CDS encoding transglycosylase SLT domain-containing protein → MSSMVSRIILTSLLLTPVTCMAAEQSGSATLSDPTRGNAVLGLQRWRVLTQSDNYSFEDYAGFLVTYPGWPEDTRMRRNAEQAIDINNFSAGRVIAFFDRFTPLTNAGAAKYAVALQSRGETLKANAMAKQAWRGGTLTEDDETALLSRFSSALTVDDHDARMDALLWARATRAAARQLGYASSGRRAVFGARLAQLTDAPDANAKATAVNSLAQYDAGYIADRARYLRNKGQSYNARQLMANRPTLRIRPTSSSQIATWYDANLINAKAAYYDRQWTTAFNIASKVDDAYAAPTDIAAQSSRIRDKYSDLTWLAGNAALWGQRNPAKAVAMFDRYARSYNSPNIRSKGYYWAGRAAAEAGQTAEATSYFEKAAAFPAYFYGQLSHERLGRSLPTFNRKPAAEITGQDRTNFDREPTVIAAKASARTGPWREQIRFYRALAFNAKTERDYALISDLSGRIGQRDLGVIAGISAQGQRLNATDATLFPTLKVPNGYEPNWTSIHAITRQESQFAQGAISHAGARGLMQLMPGTAREQSGKAGLRYNLSSLTSDPQYNIRLGSGYFERMLRYYGGSFPLAAAAYNAGPGNVNKWLRRNGDPRQGGIDWLKWIEDIPISETRNYVKRVLENAVVYDTMNPRGPKIKSATPLTRYIGKNYKG, encoded by the coding sequence ATGTCCAGTATGGTATCAAGAATTATTCTCACAAGCCTGCTTTTAACGCCAGTAACATGCATGGCAGCAGAGCAGAGCGGCAGTGCAACTCTCTCCGATCCCACACGCGGAAATGCCGTTCTCGGCCTGCAACGCTGGCGTGTGCTGACCCAGTCCGACAACTATTCCTTTGAGGATTATGCCGGCTTTCTGGTCACTTATCCCGGCTGGCCCGAGGATACGCGCATGCGGCGTAACGCAGAGCAGGCCATCGACATCAACAATTTCTCTGCTGGCCGAGTGATTGCCTTTTTTGACCGCTTCACACCGCTGACCAATGCCGGTGCAGCAAAATATGCGGTGGCGCTGCAATCCAGAGGGGAAACGCTGAAAGCCAATGCGATGGCCAAACAGGCATGGCGTGGCGGTACATTAACTGAAGACGATGAAACGGCGTTGCTCAGCCGATTCAGTTCTGCGCTCACCGTTGACGACCATGATGCGCGGATGGACGCGTTGTTATGGGCACGGGCGACGCGCGCCGCTGCGCGCCAACTCGGTTATGCATCCTCAGGACGTCGCGCAGTTTTCGGAGCCCGGCTCGCGCAACTAACCGATGCACCCGACGCCAATGCGAAAGCCACTGCGGTGAACAGTCTCGCTCAATATGATGCTGGCTATATTGCAGACCGCGCGCGCTATTTGCGCAATAAGGGGCAGAGCTATAACGCCCGCCAACTCATGGCCAACCGCCCAACCTTGCGGATCAGACCGACCAGTTCATCGCAAATCGCAACCTGGTATGATGCCAATCTGATAAACGCCAAGGCAGCCTATTATGACCGGCAATGGACAACGGCCTTTAACATCGCATCAAAGGTCGACGATGCCTATGCCGCGCCGACGGACATTGCCGCACAGAGCAGCCGTATCCGCGATAAATATTCCGACCTGACCTGGCTGGCTGGCAATGCTGCCCTTTGGGGTCAGCGCAATCCGGCCAAGGCAGTTGCAATGTTTGACCGCTATGCGCGGTCCTATAACAGTCCTAATATCCGGTCAAAAGGCTATTACTGGGCCGGCCGTGCCGCCGCGGAAGCGGGGCAAACGGCTGAAGCAACCTCTTATTTTGAGAAAGCAGCAGCCTTCCCTGCCTATTTTTATGGCCAGCTGTCGCATGAACGTCTGGGCCGCTCGCTGCCAACATTCAATCGTAAACCAGCGGCCGAAATAACCGGTCAGGATCGTACCAATTTTGATCGCGAACCGACCGTCATTGCCGCAAAAGCGTCGGCACGAACCGGTCCTTGGCGGGAACAAATTCGTTTTTATCGCGCGCTTGCTTTCAATGCCAAAACCGAAAGAGACTATGCGTTGATTAGCGACCTTTCCGGGCGCATTGGGCAACGGGACCTTGGCGTTATTGCCGGTATCAGCGCACAGGGACAGAGGCTGAATGCCACCGACGCAACACTGTTCCCAACCTTGAAAGTGCCAAACGGATACGAACCTAACTGGACCAGCATCCATGCGATCACTCGGCAGGAAAGCCAGTTTGCCCAAGGTGCGATCAGCCATGCCGGTGCGCGCGGCCTGATGCAGCTGATGCCTGGAACCGCTCGCGAACAATCGGGCAAAGCAGGCCTGCGCTACAACCTGTCCTCGCTGACGAGCGACCCGCAATATAATATCCGCCTCGGCAGTGGTTATTTTGAACGTATGCTACGCTATTATGGCGGCAGCTTCCCGTTGGCCGCGGCGGCCTATAACGCGGGCCCGGGCAATGTGAACAAATGGCTGCGGCGCAATGGCGACCCACGTCAAGGCGGCATCGACTGGCTCAAATGGATCGAAGACATTCCGATTTCCGAAACCCGTAACTATGTCAAACGGGTGCTCGAAAACGCGGTCGTCTACGACACGATGAATCCACGCGGGCCGAAAATCAAAAGCGCCACACCGCTCACCCGTTATATCGGCAAAAATTACAAAGGGTGA
- the dapA gene encoding 4-hydroxy-tetrahydrodipicolinate synthase, whose amino-acid sequence MFSGSIPALVTPFRDGSFAEGEFRALVDWQIEQGSSGLVPCGTTGESSTLSNAEHHRVIEVCIEQAAGRVPVIAGCGSNDTTNALLHLNFSKKCGAAAGLVVAPYYNRPNQEGIYAHFETLTTKNDLPLVLYNVPARTVTDILPETVAALAKLPSVIAIKDASGEIDRVTDHRLACDDDFCLLSGVDELSLAFNASGGAGCISVTANVAPKLCAEFQAACAAGDYEKARELNDKLYPLHKAMFSDASPGPVKYALSRVVEGFPTDLRLPMTPPSDAARKAVDTALEGAGLI is encoded by the coding sequence ATGTTTTCCGGCTCAATTCCGGCCCTGGTGACTCCCTTTCGCGACGGATCGTTCGCGGAAGGTGAATTTCGGGCCCTGGTAGACTGGCAGATTGAACAAGGCAGCAGCGGTTTGGTCCCATGTGGAACCACCGGAGAATCTTCAACTCTGTCCAATGCTGAACATCATCGTGTCATTGAAGTTTGTATCGAACAGGCCGCAGGGCGCGTGCCTGTTATTGCGGGTTGCGGCTCCAACGACACCACCAATGCATTGCTCCATTTGAATTTTTCCAAGAAATGCGGTGCTGCGGCCGGACTGGTTGTTGCGCCTTATTATAATCGCCCCAATCAGGAAGGCATTTATGCCCATTTTGAGACGCTGACGACGAAAAATGACTTGCCGCTAGTGCTTTATAATGTGCCAGCGCGGACCGTGACCGATATATTGCCGGAAACAGTGGCAGCCCTGGCCAAATTGCCAAGCGTAATCGCAATCAAGGATGCCAGCGGCGAAATTGACCGGGTCACCGATCACCGCCTTGCTTGTGATGATGATTTCTGCCTGTTGTCCGGTGTGGATGAACTTTCGCTCGCCTTTAACGCATCTGGCGGCGCCGGATGCATTTCCGTGACGGCCAATGTCGCACCAAAGCTATGCGCCGAATTTCAGGCGGCTTGTGCTGCGGGCGACTATGAAAAAGCACGGGAGCTGAATGACAAACTTTATCCGTTGCACAAGGCAATGTTCTCTGATGCATCTCCAGGTCCGGTAAAATACGCCCTGTCGCGGGTGGTTGAGGGCTTCCCAACGGATTTGCGCTTGCCGATGACGCCGCCTTCGGATGCCGCTCGCAAAGCCGTCGATACAGCGCTGGAGGGAGCCGGGCTGATCTGA
- the smpB gene encoding SsrA-binding protein SmpB: MAKPRPLEFDKQKVVAENRRARYDYHLDEKFEAGIMLTGTEVKSLRFGSGTIAESYAEVKDDEVWLINANIPEWSHGNRHNHEPKRPRKLLLNRRQINKFYGAVMRKGMTIVPLSIYFNGKGRAKIELALAKGKKAPDKRATEKDRDWKRQQGRLLREHG; the protein is encoded by the coding sequence ATGGCGAAACCCCGTCCTCTTGAGTTTGACAAACAAAAGGTCGTCGCCGAAAACCGGCGCGCACGCTATGACTATCATCTTGATGAGAAGTTTGAGGCAGGCATCATGCTGACCGGTACAGAGGTCAAATCGCTGCGTTTCGGCTCAGGAACGATTGCCGAAAGCTATGCCGAGGTAAAGGATGACGAGGTTTGGTTGATCAATGCCAATATCCCCGAATGGAGTCATGGCAACCGCCACAATCACGAACCCAAGCGGCCGCGCAAATTACTGCTGAACCGACGGCAGATTAACAAGTTTTACGGAGCCGTTATGCGTAAGGGCATGACTATTGTTCCGCTGTCCATCTATTTTAACGGCAAGGGCCGCGCGAAGATCGAACTGGCTCTGGCTAAAGGTAAAAAGGCTCCGGATAAACGCGCGACCGAAAAGGACCGTGACTGGAAGCGTCAGCAAGGGCGGTTGTTGCGCGAACATGGCTGA
- a CDS encoding DUF2062 domain-containing protein, whose product MADPNSPNKDWAARTIMRFYRWFEEKMPTRAGMANNRYLKPIAHRFLRSDLWRFTRRSVPRGVALGLITGFIVPLGGQTFVALFLALPIRANVPIAAVTTFITNPFTYPFWLAIANQLGRFVLRMDGITSSATGDGQLNGLGEWVTWAVREVGVTFFGFVLLGIIFGGIGYVISTFGWRWWTARKWKKRIEKLGLDRNIDGK is encoded by the coding sequence ATGGCTGATCCTAACTCACCAAATAAAGACTGGGCGGCACGGACAATCATGCGGTTTTACCGCTGGTTCGAAGAGAAAATGCCGACTCGCGCAGGGATGGCCAATAACCGCTATCTCAAGCCGATTGCGCACCGTTTTCTGCGCTCTGACCTATGGCGGTTCACGCGGCGGTCGGTGCCCCGCGGGGTTGCGTTGGGCCTGATCACCGGCTTCATAGTCCCGCTTGGTGGTCAGACATTTGTGGCGCTGTTTCTGGCCCTGCCAATCCGAGCGAATGTTCCGATTGCGGCAGTCACAACCTTCATTACCAACCCTTTCACCTATCCGTTCTGGCTGGCGATTGCGAACCAGCTGGGCCGCTTTGTTCTGCGCATGGATGGTATAACCAGCAGTGCAACTGGTGACGGACAGTTAAATGGACTGGGAGAATGGGTGACTTGGGCTGTTCGGGAAGTCGGAGTGACTTTCTTTGGCTTTGTGTTACTTGGGATTATATTTGGCGGCATCGGCTATGTCATCAGTACTTTTGGCTGGCGCTGGTGGACGGCCCGCAAGTGGAAAAAACGGATTGAGAAACTCGGTCTAGACAGAAATATTGATGGCAAGTGA
- a CDS encoding response regulator, which translates to MASEARDNIGLLNQSTQKTASDVRLRGLILVVGILSSLGLLYWQVQSTALLIAFAALTLTTAAVVYFLRPQASVVDEESALVADWAVTRLVADQSEIGLAITDRAGRLVCANELFIKWFNGPAIPPQLPLQDGGNELLATAGRDAWRDGRGYAEGLKRGVAEYNAKVIRAGQGDEYLLWQFKPQHRNDVLDDTIRMVGGATGRALSEAGVLATVIGGEGRIRASNQGFALRATGREDANISGRNFINFLRSDDKGTIFFERDGRHGTPVRLFHIPLDRSQEKGPALILLIDDDGGMVERGKALEQVESMLSLLPLGLALTDRDGRFLFFNNAFAKVAGVREEEKPLYPGDLMIRDDKSAVADAVRRYASGPSLSGDLAVRLRSGGEDPVALGIAGIRGLGDAAVLLSIKDNSEETKLKSQVAQATKMQAVGQLAGGVAHDFNNILTAIIGHCDLMLLRHAPGDSDYDDIQQVKNNSNRAAGLTRQLLAFSRQQTLRPQILQLPDVVADVSNLLKRLLDDSIELEVKHGRNLGLVRADPGQLEQVIINLGVNARDAIGSSGAKGGKISITTQAVAASDVRALKSDILPVGDYTALFVTDTGKGIAPELIGKIFEPFFTTKEVGKGTGLGLSTVYGIVKQSGGYIFADSKPGEGATFSIYLPVHTMSDQETAQSVEPLKAVAKKELWGSGHILLVEDEDMVRAVAERALTRQGYTVVTASDGEEGLQQLEALAEGEEIFDMIVSDVVMPNMDGPAMAKQVREHHPDMPILFMSGYAEEQLRKSIDLDNVAFLPKPFSVAQIAEAVGEILAEHAK; encoded by the coding sequence ATGGCAAGTGAAGCACGAGACAATATTGGTTTGTTAAACCAGAGCACGCAAAAAACGGCCAGTGATGTTCGTTTGCGCGGCCTGATTCTGGTTGTTGGAATATTGTCATCGCTTGGCCTGCTGTATTGGCAGGTCCAGAGTACGGCTTTGCTCATAGCCTTTGCGGCGCTGACACTGACGACGGCGGCCGTGGTCTATTTCCTGCGACCGCAAGCCAGTGTTGTTGATGAAGAATCAGCGTTGGTTGCCGATTGGGCGGTCACCCGCCTGGTTGCGGATCAATCGGAGATTGGCCTGGCGATAACCGACCGTGCCGGGCGGCTCGTTTGTGCCAACGAGCTGTTTATCAAATGGTTTAATGGGCCAGCGATTCCACCACAATTGCCGCTGCAGGATGGCGGTAATGAATTGCTTGCAACCGCCGGCCGGGACGCTTGGCGCGACGGTCGTGGCTATGCCGAAGGGCTGAAACGCGGGGTCGCGGAATATAATGCCAAGGTGATACGGGCCGGGCAGGGCGATGAATATCTGCTCTGGCAGTTCAAACCACAGCATCGCAATGACGTCCTGGATGACACAATCCGGATGGTTGGCGGTGCCACCGGCCGGGCGCTGTCCGAAGCGGGTGTTTTGGCGACGGTTATCGGCGGTGAGGGAAGAATTAGGGCGTCTAACCAAGGGTTCGCGTTACGGGCAACGGGACGGGAAGATGCCAATATAAGCGGCCGGAACTTTATCAACTTTCTACGCTCAGATGATAAGGGCACAATTTTTTTCGAACGGGATGGCAGGCATGGCACGCCTGTTCGTTTGTTTCATATTCCGCTCGATCGCAGTCAGGAAAAAGGGCCTGCCCTGATTTTGCTGATCGATGATGATGGCGGTATGGTTGAGCGTGGCAAGGCGCTCGAGCAAGTCGAGTCAATGCTGTCGCTACTGCCTCTCGGTCTCGCCCTGACCGACCGCGATGGCCGGTTCCTGTTTTTCAACAATGCCTTTGCCAAGGTTGCCGGCGTACGAGAGGAAGAGAAACCCCTCTATCCTGGCGATCTCATGATTCGTGATGACAAATCGGCGGTGGCCGATGCGGTGCGGCGCTATGCGAGCGGGCCATCCTTGTCGGGCGATCTTGCCGTGCGCCTGCGTTCTGGCGGCGAAGATCCCGTGGCCTTGGGCATTGCCGGGATACGCGGGCTGGGCGACGCTGCGGTTCTGCTATCGATCAAGGACAATAGCGAAGAGACGAAGTTGAAGAGTCAGGTGGCACAAGCGACGAAGATGCAGGCTGTGGGTCAGCTTGCCGGCGGTGTTGCGCATGATTTCAACAATATCCTGACGGCTATTATTGGCCATTGCGATCTTATGCTGTTGCGCCATGCACCGGGCGATAGCGACTATGACGATATTCAGCAGGTCAAGAATAACAGCAACCGAGCCGCAGGTCTGACGCGGCAATTGCTTGCTTTCTCTCGGCAACAGACATTGCGCCCTCAGATCTTGCAACTGCCGGACGTTGTTGCTGATGTCTCTAACTTGCTCAAGCGTTTGCTCGACGACAGTATCGAGCTCGAGGTCAAGCATGGCCGTAATTTGGGGCTGGTGCGGGCTGATCCGGGGCAGTTGGAACAAGTGATCATTAATCTGGGTGTGAACGCGCGCGATGCCATTGGTTCCAGTGGTGCCAAGGGCGGCAAGATTTCGATTACCACCCAGGCGGTCGCGGCTTCAGATGTTCGAGCGCTGAAAAGCGATATCCTGCCGGTTGGCGACTATACCGCTCTGTTTGTAACCGATACCGGCAAAGGCATCGCCCCGGAACTGATTGGCAAGATATTCGAGCCTTTCTTCACGACCAAGGAGGTTGGAAAGGGTACCGGACTTGGGTTGTCGACGGTTTACGGGATTGTCAAACAGTCGGGCGGTTATATTTTTGCCGATTCCAAACCAGGCGAGGGCGCGACTTTCTCCATCTACCTCCCCGTTCATACGATGTCGGATCAGGAAACGGCACAGTCCGTTGAACCGCTCAAGGCAGTGGCCAAGAAAGAGCTATGGGGCAGCGGCCATATCCTGCTGGTCGAGGACGAGGATATGGTTCGTGCGGTCGCGGAGCGGGCGTTGACGCGGCAAGGCTATACGGTGGTCACCGCGAGCGACGGCGAAGAAGGATTACAGCAACTGGAGGCGCTCGCCGAAGGTGAAGAAATTTTCGATATGATCGTGTCGGATGTGGTCATGCCGAATATGGACGGGCCAGCCATGGCGAAGCAGGTGAGGGAGCATCATCCTGATATGCCGATCCTGTTCATGTCCGGCTATGCTGAAGAGCAATTGCGCAAATCCATCGATCTCGACAATGTAGCGTTCCTGCCTAAGCCATTTTCTGTGGCGCAAATTGCAGAAGCGGTTGGAGAAATTTTGGCCGAACATGCCAAATAG
- the recA gene encoding recombinase RecA, with protein sequence MAGNLKVVESDNQLNSSDRQKALDAALAQIDRAFGKGSAMKLGSRKAMEVESVSTGSLGLDIALGIGGLPKGRVIEIYGPESSGKTTLALHVIAEAQKAGGTAAFVDAEHALDPVYANALGVDIDELIISQPDTGEQALEITDTLVRSNAIDVLVVDSVAALVPRAEIEGEMGDTHVGLQARLMSQALRKLTGSISRSKCMVIFINQVRMKIGVMYGNPETTSGGNALKFYASVRLDIRRTGQIKERDDIVGNSTRVKVVKNKVAPPFKQVEFDIMYGQGISKVGEIIDLGVKAGVVEKSGAWFSYDSVRIGQGRENSKRFLLENPEMMAKLENQIRGNEEEIAEEMMTGPVGADGDTEIADDKE encoded by the coding sequence ATGGCCGGCAATTTAAAAGTCGTAGAATCGGATAATCAATTGAACTCATCAGACAGACAAAAGGCGCTCGACGCCGCATTGGCGCAGATTGATCGCGCTTTTGGTAAAGGCTCAGCCATGAAGTTGGGCTCTCGTAAGGCGATGGAAGTCGAATCGGTCTCCACCGGTTCCTTGGGACTGGATATCGCGCTTGGCATCGGGGGATTGCCAAAGGGTCGTGTGATCGAAATTTATGGCCCTGAAAGTTCGGGTAAAACCACATTGGCATTGCATGTCATCGCCGAGGCACAAAAAGCAGGCGGCACGGCAGCCTTTGTTGATGCTGAACATGCTTTGGATCCTGTTTATGCCAATGCTCTTGGTGTGGATATTGACGAATTGATCATCTCCCAACCTGATACGGGAGAGCAGGCACTCGAAATCACCGATACATTGGTGCGCTCCAATGCGATTGATGTTCTGGTGGTCGATTCGGTTGCTGCGTTGGTTCCGCGCGCTGAAATTGAAGGTGAAATGGGTGATACCCATGTTGGTCTTCAGGCGCGATTGATGAGCCAGGCCCTGCGCAAGCTGACCGGCTCGATCAGCCGTTCCAAATGTATGGTAATCTTCATCAACCAGGTGCGGATGAAAATTGGCGTGATGTATGGCAATCCCGAAACCACATCGGGTGGTAATGCACTGAAATTCTATGCATCGGTTCGTTTAGACATTCGCCGCACCGGCCAGATTAAGGAACGGGACGATATTGTTGGTAACTCTACTCGTGTCAAAGTGGTCAAGAACAAGGTGGCTCCTCCTTTCAAGCAAGTCGAATTCGACATCATGTACGGGCAGGGCATTTCCAAAGTCGGTGAGATTATCGACCTTGGCGTCAAGGCTGGTGTGGTCGAAAAATCCGGTGCCTGGTTCTCCTATGACTCGGTGCGTATTGGCCAGGGCCGCGAAAATTCAAAACGCTTCCTGCTCGAAAACCCTGAAATGATGGCTAAGCTGGAAAACCAGATCCGCGGCAATGAAGAAGAAATTGCCGAAGAAATGATGACTGGCCCGGTTGGCGCTGATGGCGATACCGAGATTGCTGACGATAAAGAGTGA